A stretch of the Candidatus Eremiobacteraceae bacterium genome encodes the following:
- a CDS encoding bifunctional YncE family protein/alkaline phosphatase family protein encodes MRVFAMAALVAAISLMGSAAQAFGLLPDGRSVTPTGFTIPVEGFATSAAMSPDGQWIAVLSQDGNAIDVIATGEDARQVDRLAAPFASGMTWTSDGLYVTRGFTGMISRYRYDSAASVDGPAFTKRADLHLGGLLNGIVEDPSSHHIVVARTALQEVDVVSDASGAVLGRLKASGQPFSVALTGGRIIATLYDSDHIDVWSGGAATPTHVPTGAHPTALLVAGQHAFVADADGSDVAEVDLATLAVTRHVDLSLAPLPPAGQTPSGMAVSADGRDLFVAESGFNDVAVVDRTSGKVLGRIPTGWYPMAVISKTSSTIDDDPRPKQQLWIVSANGLGTQPDPGSEWNGWYTGFLQHLLFEPARLPEWTAQVAADNHFAVAQPAADQLPPIKHVVFIVRENKHFDEEFGDEPTADADPALLLYGRRFTPNAHALAERYTLFDNFMGNGQASIYGHSWTTQGMVNDYHVRNAHTPDDPASKTDQRVPYSIWPYAEMGEDRVPVATMDFDWYKDRSQLPSGPRVDVSAIFGPNGELIDGFQRKGVSYRVYGEQMTVVRGGNIAPGLAANADREYPGAHIDFAVSDTHRAELFLADVKAHGLAAYSYLTLPTDHTAGTKAGFYTPASYVANNDAALGLIIDGLSHMPEWRDTVVFVTTDDPQGSGDHVDSHRQPAFVMGPYVRKSFVDHTHYSIPSILRTVEVLFGIDPLNLYDAEAPPMLDAFSMTPDVETYAAIPANIPMTKNPGKAVSMAFVLDGPDSALIPDQEWRSIKGDASLAAHLAYLRQLGFVRVAEASDDRDTGGKR; translated from the coding sequence TGGGCAGCGCCGCGCAAGCATTCGGGCTGCTGCCTGACGGCCGTTCGGTGACGCCGACCGGATTCACCATCCCGGTCGAAGGTTTCGCCACGTCGGCGGCCATGTCGCCCGATGGCCAATGGATCGCGGTGCTCTCGCAGGACGGGAATGCGATCGACGTGATCGCGACCGGCGAAGATGCAAGGCAAGTGGACCGGCTCGCCGCACCGTTTGCATCGGGCATGACGTGGACGAGCGACGGACTTTACGTCACCCGCGGCTTCACGGGAATGATCTCACGCTATCGGTACGATTCGGCGGCTTCCGTCGACGGGCCGGCGTTCACCAAGCGTGCCGACCTTCATCTCGGCGGCCTGCTCAACGGCATCGTGGAAGATCCGTCGTCGCACCATATCGTCGTCGCGCGCACTGCGCTGCAAGAGGTCGACGTGGTCAGCGACGCGAGCGGAGCGGTGCTCGGTCGCCTGAAGGCAAGCGGCCAGCCGTTCTCAGTCGCCCTGACGGGCGGCCGCATCATCGCCACGCTCTACGACAGCGATCACATAGATGTCTGGTCGGGCGGTGCCGCGACGCCGACGCACGTTCCCACAGGCGCGCACCCCACCGCGCTGCTCGTCGCGGGGCAGCATGCGTTCGTCGCCGACGCCGACGGCTCCGACGTCGCGGAGGTCGATCTCGCGACGCTTGCGGTGACACGACACGTCGACCTTTCCCTTGCGCCGCTGCCGCCCGCGGGTCAGACTCCCTCAGGCATGGCGGTTTCGGCCGATGGCCGTGACTTGTTCGTCGCGGAATCTGGTTTCAACGATGTCGCAGTGGTGGACCGCACGAGCGGAAAAGTGCTCGGCAGAATTCCGACCGGCTGGTATCCGATGGCGGTGATCTCGAAAACTTCGTCGACCATCGACGACGACCCGCGCCCGAAGCAACAGCTCTGGATCGTGAGCGCCAACGGCCTTGGAACGCAGCCCGATCCCGGATCTGAATGGAACGGCTGGTATACGGGCTTCCTCCAACACCTGCTCTTCGAGCCGGCTCGTCTTCCGGAATGGACCGCGCAAGTCGCAGCAGACAACCACTTCGCGGTGGCCCAGCCCGCAGCCGACCAACTGCCGCCGATCAAACACGTCGTGTTCATCGTGCGCGAGAACAAGCATTTCGACGAAGAGTTCGGCGACGAGCCCACGGCCGACGCGGATCCCGCGCTCTTGCTGTACGGCCGCCGTTTCACGCCCAACGCGCACGCGCTTGCCGAACGCTACACGCTCTTCGACAATTTCATGGGCAATGGTCAAGCGAGCATCTACGGACATTCGTGGACGACGCAGGGCATGGTCAACGACTACCATGTGCGCAACGCGCACACGCCGGACGACCCGGCATCGAAAACCGACCAGCGCGTGCCCTACTCCATCTGGCCGTACGCCGAGATGGGTGAAGATCGAGTGCCGGTCGCCACGATGGACTTCGACTGGTATAAAGATCGAAGTCAACTCCCAAGCGGACCGCGCGTCGACGTCAGCGCGATATTCGGCCCCAATGGAGAGCTGATCGACGGATTCCAGCGCAAGGGCGTTTCGTATCGCGTATACGGCGAGCAGATGACCGTCGTACGCGGCGGGAACATTGCGCCAGGTCTTGCCGCTAACGCTGACCGCGAATACCCCGGCGCGCACATAGACTTCGCGGTCTCCGATACCCATCGCGCGGAGTTGTTTCTCGCCGACGTGAAAGCGCACGGCTTGGCCGCGTACTCGTACTTGACGCTTCCGACCGATCACACCGCAGGCACGAAAGCCGGCTTTTACACGCCCGCGTCGTACGTCGCGAACAACGATGCGGCGCTCGGACTCATCATCGACGGACTGTCGCACATGCCCGAATGGCGCGATACCGTCGTCTTTGTCACGACCGACGATCCGCAAGGAAGCGGCGATCACGTGGATTCGCACCGGCAGCCGGCGTTCGTCATGGGACCGTACGTGCGCAAGAGCTTCGTGGACCATACGCATTACAGCATTCCGTCGATCCTGCGCACGGTGGAAGTGCTCTTCGGCATCGATCCGCTGAATTTGTACGACGCCGAGGCGCCGCCGATGCTCGATGCGTTCTCGATGACGCCCGACGTCGAGACGTATGCCGCGATACCTGCGAACATCCCGATGACGAAGAATCCCGGGAAGGCGGTCAGCATGGCCTTCGTGCTGGACGGGCCCGATTCGGCACTCATACCGGACCAGGAGTGGCGCTCGATAAAAGGCGACGCCTCGCTTGCCGCGCATCTCGCGTACTTGCGTCAACTCGGATTCGTTCGCGTGGCCGAAGCGAGTGACGACCGCGACACCGGAGGCAAGCGCTAG
- a CDS encoding ABC transporter permease subunit — protein sequence MTGLAERLTITSGRLCAWLVVCAPVSVVAVIAYAAMQVRDRPADISYVAPIAMTLVIAAVAAAVGGGLGGVLAFASAEFGQPRLARVVRMCVACVRSVPPLVLGWLAWLIIMPTAYSLGAKTPPQMWELVAAAIVVLATLIVPPAFGAVLHALDRVPAETRAAAAASGANRAQVALQVLVPLVERTLWAAIAMGFARAAGEATAVTLVFVAGAFYQWPLAGVALGTSLAGAHGAGDLISLGQAAAAGLVLTSFGFIAVIVANRFDRRIAWA from the coding sequence ATGACCGGATTGGCGGAACGGCTCACCATCACGTCGGGCCGTCTGTGCGCATGGCTCGTCGTCTGCGCGCCGGTATCGGTCGTCGCAGTCATCGCCTATGCCGCGATGCAAGTGCGCGACCGGCCCGCCGACATCTCGTACGTCGCGCCGATCGCGATGACGCTCGTCATCGCCGCGGTCGCCGCAGCGGTCGGGGGCGGGCTCGGCGGAGTTCTCGCGTTCGCCAGTGCAGAGTTCGGCCAACCGCGCCTCGCGCGCGTCGTCCGGATGTGCGTCGCGTGCGTGCGCTCCGTGCCGCCCCTCGTTCTCGGCTGGCTCGCGTGGCTCATCATCATGCCGACCGCGTACTCGCTCGGCGCAAAAACGCCGCCGCAGATGTGGGAGCTCGTCGCCGCGGCGATCGTGGTCCTCGCCACGCTGATCGTGCCGCCGGCATTCGGCGCGGTGTTGCACGCTCTCGATCGCGTGCCGGCGGAAACCCGCGCCGCCGCCGCCGCATCGGGCGCGAATAGGGCGCAGGTGGCATTGCAAGTCCTCGTTCCGCTCGTGGAGCGGACGTTGTGGGCTGCGATTGCGATGGGATTTGCCCGCGCAGCGGGTGAGGCGACGGCGGTGACGCTCGTCTTTGTCGCCGGCGCCTTCTATCAATGGCCGCTCGCAGGGGTAGCGCTCGGAACAAGCCTTGCGGGCGCGCACGGTGCCGGAGATCTGATCTCGCTAGGCCAGGCTGCCGCCGCCGGGCTCGTGCTGACCTCATTTGGATTTATCGCGGTCATCGTCGCCAACCGCTTCGATCGGCGGATCGCATGGGCGTAA